One Bacillus sp. 1780r2a1 DNA segment encodes these proteins:
- a CDS encoding DUF6188 family protein, with amino-acid sequence MNKEQQAMDFTYFYGQQVINIIHQYDNPLSLEFSNGGLVIECPWRLKKADDVIAGQADWKLNTSFEWRYHITKKLLGKQINNIVWYEDLNILRVYLTEDYLLDLFQDSAMFEGWDLHGENGFSFISLPGGSMDYVPKNVY; translated from the coding sequence ATGAATAAGGAACAACAAGCGATGGATTTTACGTACTTTTATGGACAACAAGTTATAAATATCATTCATCAATATGACAATCCGTTATCTTTAGAGTTTTCTAATGGTGGTCTTGTTATTGAATGTCCATGGCGGTTAAAAAAAGCAGATGATGTGATTGCAGGTCAAGCGGATTGGAAGTTGAATACTTCGTTTGAATGGCGTTATCATATCACAAAGAAATTACTAGGGAAGCAGATTAACAATATTGTTTGGTATGAAGACTTAAACATCCTAAGAGTATATCTGACAGAAGACTATCTATTGGATCTATTTCAAGATAGTGCAATGTTTGAAGGATGGGACCTTCACGGAGAGAACGGTTTCTCTTTTATTTCATTGCCGGGGGGTTCAATGGATTACGTCCCGAAAAATGTTTATTAA
- a CDS encoding TetR/AcrR family transcriptional regulator translates to MTKGIEQKENILDAAFVVFGANGYHDAKMIDIAKKAGVSKGTLYLYFPSKESLYIAVNDRSFLYFIANAKRETDRCKTFRQKLYSIARHHLYFFYNTRKYPDSFWQAPHQMPGMMERLHRFFNDYHSLVSDLMKEEGLEDTALHSKAFCSMLNGYRMDIVSNQNVSEKEIERYATFTVDLFLEGCY, encoded by the coding sequence ATGACAAAAGGAATAGAACAAAAGGAAAATATCCTGGATGCAGCGTTTGTGGTATTTGGAGCAAATGGTTACCATGATGCTAAAATGATTGATATTGCTAAAAAAGCAGGTGTGTCAAAAGGGACACTTTACCTTTACTTTCCTTCAAAAGAAAGCTTATATATTGCGGTTAATGATCGCTCTTTTCTCTATTTCATTGCTAATGCAAAGCGAGAAACCGATCGATGCAAAACGTTTAGGCAAAAGCTTTATTCAATAGCAAGGCATCACCTATACTTCTTTTATAACACAAGAAAGTACCCAGATTCGTTTTGGCAAGCTCCTCATCAGATGCCAGGAATGATGGAGCGATTGCATCGCTTTTTTAATGATTATCATTCCTTAGTATCAGACCTGATGAAAGAAGAGGGACTTGAAGATACAGCTTTACATTCAAAAGCGTTTTGTAGCATGCTAAACGGGTATAGAATGGATATCGTATCTAACCAAAATGTGTCAGAAAAAGAAATTGAACGTTATGCAACGTTTACAGTTGACCTTTTTTTAGAAGGTTGTTACTGA
- a CDS encoding DUF3817 domain-containing protein, with protein sequence MLKSSIGRLRLLSIVEGISYLLLLFIAMPLKYLADIPEAVSIVGAAHGALFVLYILAAVHVKFEHRKTILWGIYAFILSIIPFGTFYLDKQLKDEQ encoded by the coding sequence ATGTTAAAATCATCGATTGGCCGCTTGCGCTTGTTAAGTATTGTAGAAGGCATTTCATATTTACTTTTACTGTTTATTGCTATGCCATTAAAATATTTGGCTGATATTCCTGAGGCTGTATCCATTGTTGGAGCTGCCCATGGTGCTCTGTTCGTATTATACATACTTGCTGCTGTGCACGTGAAATTTGAGCATAGAAAAACAATTTTATGGGGTATCTATGCATTTATCTTATCTATTATTCCTTTTGGAACGTTCTATCTAGACAAGCAGTTAAAAGATGAGCAATAA
- a CDS encoding LCP family protein: MKLKYTLLSLLIFLGCVLTGVVYVFSEKKVEAKEFNMLVMGVDEREADTGRSDVLMVVHFNSENGHLKMMPIPRDTRVKIKGKAEMEKINHAYKYGGIKLTVDTVEQFLNMPIDYYVKVNMEGFKAVVDEVGGVTVNNPFPFTFASYLFPQGETNLNGEKALAYVRMRHEDPKGDLGRNERQKQVVEALLDKGMSMSTVANLPNLLNITKQYVDTNVTIKDALAVYKAMEKGKPTFETVHVEGETQIVDGTWYYIVKDQEKQHIKAMLYGDNAPEEH, translated from the coding sequence ATGAAGCTCAAATACACGTTACTTTCCTTACTCATATTCCTTGGTTGCGTCTTAACTGGGGTCGTATATGTTTTTAGTGAAAAAAAAGTTGAAGCAAAGGAATTTAACATGCTCGTAATGGGAGTAGACGAACGAGAAGCCGATACGGGACGTTCTGACGTACTGATGGTTGTTCATTTTAACTCTGAAAATGGACATTTAAAAATGATGCCCATCCCTCGAGACACGCGTGTGAAAATTAAGGGGAAAGCAGAAATGGAAAAGATTAATCACGCTTATAAGTATGGTGGAATTAAGCTAACTGTTGATACTGTGGAACAATTTTTAAACATGCCAATCGATTATTATGTGAAAGTAAATATGGAAGGATTTAAAGCGGTTGTGGACGAGGTAGGTGGTGTGACGGTTAATAACCCATTTCCATTTACATTTGCATCTTATTTATTTCCCCAAGGTGAAACAAATTTAAATGGTGAAAAGGCTTTAGCTTATGTAAGGATGAGACACGAAGATCCTAAAGGCGACCTCGGCCGAAACGAGAGGCAAAAGCAAGTAGTAGAAGCGCTTTTAGACAAAGGAATGAGTATGTCAACAGTAGCGAACCTGCCTAATCTCTTAAACATTACAAAGCAATACGTTGATACAAATGTAACGATTAAAGACGCGTTAGCGGTATATAAGGCAATGGAAAAAGGTAAACCAACGTTTGAAACGGTGCATGTAGAAGGAGAAACACAAATAGTAGACGGAACATGGTATTATATTGTAAAAGACCAAGAGAAACAGCATATAAAAGCCATGCTATATGGAGATAATGCACCGGAAGAGCACTGA
- a CDS encoding GNAT family N-acetyltransferase encodes MIDLRPFTKKDIKELIEWIPSEAFMIQWSGSTFSYPLTPRQLKEYIRYANYEGAHTYAFSVFHQQTGQLVGHISLAHIDYHHKTGRIGRVLLKEEERGKGYCGEMFNYVLSFGFNVLGLHRISLGVFDFNEAAIKSYERIGFLREGMMRDVKHVNGQYWSLIEMSMIDYEWKQREDRSVEAIKHIQ; translated from the coding sequence ATGATTGACTTAAGACCGTTCACAAAAAAAGATATAAAAGAACTCATTGAATGGATTCCCTCAGAAGCTTTTATGATTCAGTGGAGTGGCTCCACGTTTTCATATCCACTTACGCCTCGCCAGCTTAAAGAGTATATCCGCTATGCCAATTATGAAGGAGCTCACACTTACGCTTTCTCCGTGTTTCATCAACAAACCGGCCAGCTAGTTGGTCATATTTCTCTTGCTCATATTGATTATCATCACAAAACGGGAAGAATTGGTCGAGTATTGCTTAAAGAAGAGGAAAGAGGAAAAGGATACTGTGGTGAGATGTTTAATTATGTTTTGTCCTTTGGCTTTAATGTCTTAGGGCTTCATCGCATTTCTCTTGGCGTGTTTGACTTTAATGAGGCAGCTATTAAGTCATACGAGCGCATCGGATTTTTACGTGAAGGGATGATGCGAGATGTGAAACACGTGAATGGACAGTATTGGAGCTTAATTGAAATGAGCATGATTGATTATGAGTGGAAACAGAGAGAAGATCGTTCTGTGGAAGCAATAAAGCATATTCAGTAA
- a CDS encoding undecaprenyl-diphosphate phosphatase: MSWIEALILGIIQGLTEFLPISSTGHLYLGRHLFGLDSAGLYLDTMLHIGTLLAVFVFYKDELWHMIRHPFSKLTFLLIIGTIPAVIVGLLFKDYFEEISITGSTIGWEFLVTGLFLWFADSVKKGAKKMHDISYKDALFIGTFQAAAIFPAVSRSGLTMAAALMRKLDRETAAYFSFLLSTPAICGAVLLQLKDVVGGGVEYISFFSLFVATCSAALFGYMAVKWMIHYLKHHSLKTFAVYVWILGLIVLVCQFTGVF; encoded by the coding sequence ATGTCATGGATTGAAGCATTAATTTTAGGAATTATTCAAGGGCTAACAGAATTTTTGCCCATTAGTAGCACAGGACACTTGTATTTAGGCAGACACTTATTTGGATTAGATAGCGCTGGTCTGTATTTAGATACGATGTTGCATATAGGTACCTTGCTAGCTGTTTTCGTGTTTTATAAAGACGAGCTGTGGCACATGATTCGTCATCCGTTTAGCAAGCTTACCTTTTTGCTAATCATTGGTACGATTCCAGCTGTTATAGTTGGCTTATTATTTAAAGATTATTTCGAAGAAATTTCAATTACTGGTTCTACAATTGGTTGGGAGTTCCTTGTAACAGGCCTTTTCTTATGGTTTGCTGATTCAGTGAAAAAAGGAGCTAAAAAGATGCACGATATCTCCTATAAAGACGCACTGTTTATCGGTACCTTTCAAGCAGCAGCCATCTTCCCTGCTGTTTCACGTTCTGGTTTAACAATGGCTGCTGCTTTAATGCGCAAGTTAGATCGAGAAACCGCTGCTTATTTTTCTTTTTTATTATCAACGCCAGCCATATGTGGAGCCGTTCTTTTACAGCTTAAAGATGTCGTTGGTGGTGGCGTAGAATACATTTCATTTTTCTCCTTATTTGTCGCAACATGTTCAGCTGCACTTTTTGGCTATATGGCCGTAAAATGGATGATTCACTACTTAAAGCACCATTCCCTAAAGACATTTGCTGTTTACGTATGGATTCTTGGCTTAATTGTTTTAGTATGTCAATTTACGGGGGTCTTTTAA
- the qoxD gene encoding cytochrome aa3 quinol oxidase subunit IV, with protein sequence MENKQGQKAGFPLSHVMGLILSLALTFAALGLVMLADLSRGVTMTLISILAFLQAAMQLVMFMHMTESENGKVQVANMLYSFFIALCIVVGTLWILADHFNH encoded by the coding sequence ATGGAAAACAAACAAGGCCAAAAAGCAGGATTTCCGCTTAGTCATGTAATGGGGCTTATCCTTTCTTTAGCACTAACGTTTGCAGCGCTTGGATTAGTTATGTTAGCTGACTTATCAAGAGGCGTAACGATGACACTAATCTCAATTCTTGCGTTCTTACAAGCAGCTATGCAGCTTGTAATGTTCATGCACATGACTGAAAGTGAAAACGGCAAGGTACAAGTTGCAAATATGCTTTATAGCTTCTTTATTGCACTATGTATTGTTGTTGGTACGCTTTGGATTTTAGCAGATCACTTTAACCATTAA
- the qoxC gene encoding cytochrome aa3 quinol oxidase subunit III produces the protein MGGHLDKSLPLEYQDHQGRMNILGFWIFLGAEIALFSTLFVTYLTYHTRTAGGPGPQDLYVVETFMIQTVLLLVSSFTMGIVVWHMRNNNLKGLITWLVITLLLGAGFLYYEIEEFILYAAHEGATMQTSAFLSSFFALLGTHGLHVTMGIGWAILLIIQLVKRGLTPVTARKVFIIGLYWHFLDVVWIFIFTYVYLNGLVG, from the coding sequence ATGGGTGGACATTTAGATAAATCTTTACCACTCGAGTATCAAGATCACCAGGGCCGAATGAATATTCTCGGCTTCTGGATTTTCTTGGGTGCGGAAATTGCACTGTTCTCTACGCTGTTTGTCACGTATTTAACGTATCACACTCGTACAGCTGGAGGCCCTGGACCACAAGATTTATACGTTGTTGAAACATTTATGATTCAAACGGTTTTACTATTGGTAAGTAGCTTCACAATGGGAATCGTTGTCTGGCATATGCGTAACAATAACTTAAAAGGTTTAATCACTTGGCTTGTTATTACGCTATTACTAGGTGCAGGATTCTTGTACTATGAAATTGAAGAGTTCATTCTTTACGCAGCACACGAAGGTGCAACAATGCAAACTAGTGCATTCTTGTCTTCATTCTTTGCGCTGTTAGGAACACATGGACTTCACGTAACGATGGGTATTGGTTGGGCAATTTTACTTATTATCCAGTTAGTAAAGCGCGGCTTAACGCCTGTTACAGCAAGAAAAGTATTTATTATCGGTTTATACTGGCATTTCCTTGACGTAGTATGGATTTTCATCTTTACGTATGTATACTTGAACGGATTGGTGGGATAA
- the qoxB gene encoding cytochrome aa3 quinol oxidase subunit I: protein MKLDEFFVTGDPVIYAADAAIVLTTIGIIFVLTYFKKWKWLWTEWLTTVDHKKLGVMYILAAVLMLFRGGVDGLMMRMQLAFPDMNILNPHHYNGVFTAHGVIMILFMAMPFLIGLMNVVVPLQIGARDVAYPFLNAVSFWTFFMGAMLFNISFVIGGAPDAGWTSYFPLAGKEFSESIANNYYAIAIQIAGVGTLMTGINFLVTILKMRAPGMTLMKMPMFTWSILITSIIIIFAFPVLTVALALMTLDRVFGTAFFTVANGGLPMMWANLFWIWGHPEVYIVILPAFGIFSEIISTHSRKNLFGYKAMVISMVGIAFLSYIVWVHHFFTMGNAPAVNSFFSITTMLIAVPTGVKIFNWLFTMYKGRIKFTTSMLWSLAFIPNFVIGGVTGVMLAMASADYQYHNSYFLVAHFHYVLISGTVFACFAGLYYWYPKIFGHTLNEKLGKISFWIFVVGFNVCFFPQYFLGLDGMTRRMQTYSETLGWGTLNLISTIGAFLMGAGFIVLVVNLLWSAWKNKRDTANDPWDGRTLEWWTKSPVQHYNFAVVPHVKEMDEFWHMKKRGETEIKEEDIKPIHLPSNSGIPFISGVFWFIGGFGLVFEWMPMAIFGLIGILACLVARSFDYDEGFYVPVDEIKQTEGITGGDK from the coding sequence ATGAAGCTAGATGAATTCTTTGTCACTGGCGATCCCGTCATTTATGCAGCTGACGCAGCGATTGTCTTGACAACCATCGGTATCATTTTTGTCTTAACATATTTCAAAAAATGGAAATGGTTATGGACAGAATGGTTAACAACAGTAGACCATAAAAAACTTGGTGTAATGTATATTCTTGCAGCCGTCTTAATGCTTTTCCGTGGCGGTGTAGACGGACTTATGATGCGTATGCAGTTAGCGTTCCCGGATATGAATATCCTGAACCCGCATCACTATAACGGTGTATTTACAGCTCATGGTGTTATCATGATTCTATTCATGGCAATGCCATTCTTGATTGGTTTAATGAACGTTGTGGTTCCGCTTCAAATTGGAGCGCGTGACGTAGCATATCCGTTCTTAAATGCAGTAAGTTTCTGGACATTCTTTATGGGAGCTATGTTATTTAACATCTCTTTCGTTATTGGAGGAGCTCCAGATGCCGGTTGGACATCGTATTTTCCACTGGCCGGAAAAGAATTTAGTGAAAGTATAGCGAACAACTATTACGCAATTGCTATTCAGATTGCCGGTGTTGGTACGCTAATGACAGGTATTAACTTCTTAGTTACAATTTTAAAAATGCGTGCACCAGGCATGACGTTAATGAAAATGCCAATGTTTACTTGGTCAATTTTAATTACGTCAATTATCATTATCTTTGCGTTCCCTGTATTAACAGTAGCGCTTGCGTTAATGACGCTTGATCGTGTATTTGGCACAGCATTCTTTACCGTTGCCAACGGCGGTCTCCCAATGATGTGGGCAAACCTATTCTGGATTTGGGGACACCCTGAGGTATATATTGTAATTTTACCAGCATTCGGTATTTTCTCTGAAATCATTAGTACACATTCTCGTAAAAACCTATTCGGTTATAAAGCGATGGTTATCTCAATGGTTGGTATCGCGTTCTTAAGTTACATTGTATGGGTTCACCACTTCTTTACAATGGGTAACGCACCAGCTGTTAACTCGTTCTTCTCGATTACAACGATGTTAATCGCCGTTCCAACCGGGGTTAAAATATTTAACTGGCTCTTTACGATGTATAAAGGCCGTATTAAATTTACAACATCTATGCTATGGTCATTAGCATTTATCCCGAACTTCGTTATCGGTGGGGTAACTGGGGTAATGCTTGCAATGGCTTCAGCTGACTATCAGTATCATAATAGTTACTTCCTAGTAGCTCACTTCCACTACGTATTAATCTCAGGAACAGTATTTGCATGTTTCGCTGGATTATACTACTGGTATCCAAAGATTTTCGGTCACACGTTGAACGAAAAACTAGGAAAAATCTCTTTCTGGATCTTCGTTGTTGGATTTAACGTATGTTTCTTCCCACAATATTTCCTAGGTCTAGATGGTATGACTCGTCGTATGCAAACTTATTCAGAAACATTAGGTTGGGGAACATTAAACTTAATTTCAACAATCGGTGCTTTCTTAATGGGTGCAGGTTTTATCGTATTGGTTGTAAATTTACTTTGGAGCGCTTGGAAAAACAAACGCGACACTGCAAACGACCCATGGGATGGACGTACGCTTGAATGGTGGACTAAATCACCAGTTCAACACTATAACTTTGCGGTAGTTCCACATGTGAAAGAAATGGATGAGTTCTGGCACATGAAAAAACGCGGAGAAACAGAAATTAAAGAAGAAGACATTAAACCAATTCACTTACCAAGCAACTCAGGTATCCCATTCATTTCAGGTGTATTCTGGTTCATCGGTGGATTTGGACTTGTCTTTGAATGGATGCCAATGGCTATCTTCGGATTAATCGGAATTTTAGCTTGTCTAGTTGCACGTTCATTTGACTATGATGAAGGCTTCTATGTTCCGGTAGATGAAATTAAACAAACAGAAGGTATTACAGGGGGTGACAAATAA
- the qoxA gene encoding cytochrome aa3 quinol oxidase subunit II: MKPKKGFWKLAGLFSALSVFFLSGCSELAVLNPQGPVAKEQADLIVWSLWMMAIVVVVVFAIFAYVLIKYRERPDNMDYEPPEQEGNLKMEIIWTAFPIIILILLAIPTVKSIYALEEPPKNEQTKIEEPLTIHVTSANWKWIFSYPEENIETVNYVNIPEDRPVRFELTSQGSMNSFWVPELGGQKYSMNNMAMDLYLQADNPGSYIGRSANFSGEHFTDMEFEVLAQTHEDYEEWVDEVKATAKPLTEEKYDEIIEPGVVGRMTFNGTHLEWVNHAKDAYIPGKVDERGMNMGHGNHNHGSDDSKKESHDEHEGHDEHAGH; encoded by the coding sequence GTGAAACCAAAAAAAGGATTTTGGAAGCTAGCAGGTTTATTCTCTGCACTTTCAGTATTTTTCTTGAGCGGCTGTTCAGAATTAGCCGTTTTGAATCCTCAAGGTCCTGTCGCTAAAGAACAAGCTGACCTTATTGTTTGGTCGCTTTGGATGATGGCGATTGTGGTCGTAGTAGTATTTGCAATCTTTGCTTATGTACTTATTAAATATCGTGAAAGACCTGACAACATGGACTATGAGCCACCAGAGCAAGAGGGTAACTTAAAGATGGAGATTATCTGGACTGCGTTCCCGATTATTATCTTAATTCTTTTAGCAATCCCAACTGTAAAATCGATTTATGCTCTTGAAGAACCACCAAAAAATGAGCAAACAAAAATTGAAGAACCGTTAACAATTCATGTTACTTCAGCAAACTGGAAATGGATTTTCAGTTATCCGGAAGAAAACATTGAAACAGTTAACTATGTAAACATTCCAGAAGATCGTCCAGTTCGTTTCGAATTGACGTCTCAAGGTTCAATGAACTCATTCTGGGTACCGGAGCTTGGTGGACAGAAGTATTCAATGAACAACATGGCAATGGATTTATACCTTCAAGCAGATAACCCAGGTTCTTATATCGGACGAAGTGCTAACTTCTCAGGTGAACACTTTACAGATATGGAATTTGAAGTGTTAGCCCAAACTCATGAAGACTATGAAGAGTGGGTTGACGAAGTTAAAGCAACAGCTAAGCCATTAACTGAAGAGAAGTATGATGAAATTATTGAACCAGGTGTAGTAGGTCGTATGACGTTTAACGGTACACACTTAGAGTGGGTTAACCATGCGAAAGATGCATACATCCCTGGTAAAGTAGACGAGCGCGGTATGAACATGGGACATGGAAATCATAACCATGGAAGCGACGATAGCAAAAAAGAAAGCCATGACGAGCATGAAGGTCATGATGAACATGCAGGTCATTAA
- a CDS encoding metal-sensitive transcriptional regulator — protein sequence MNYTDQTKNRLKRVEGQVRGVLRMMEEDKDCKDVVTQLSAVRSAVDRTIAQIVALNLEQCIVERQQAGEETAKVVEEAIALLVKSR from the coding sequence GTGAATTATACTGACCAGACTAAAAATCGGTTAAAGCGGGTTGAAGGTCAAGTGCGAGGCGTGCTGCGTATGATGGAAGAAGATAAAGATTGTAAGGACGTTGTAACACAATTATCAGCTGTTCGAAGCGCAGTCGACCGAACAATTGCTCAGATTGTTGCGCTGAACTTAGAACAATGTATTGTTGAAAGACAGCAAGCTGGAGAAGAGACTGCAAAAGTCGTAGAAGAAGCAATCGCTTTATTAGTAAAAAGTCGATGA
- a CDS encoding rhodanese-like domain-containing protein, with amino-acid sequence MILLYIGVSLVCCAIMFSLYNRHVPVHGIKKLSTLDCETTEIAVVDVRHFHEMKHKPCQKAIHIPLPYLERQHVEIPSKQVVVIVPDTIARNLSIRKLQKYGYQVKGYCCACEG; translated from the coding sequence ATGATACTACTTTATATTGGTGTAAGCTTAGTTTGTTGTGCCATTATGTTTAGTTTATATAATCGTCATGTGCCCGTTCATGGAATTAAGAAGCTTTCTACGCTCGACTGTGAGACTACGGAAATTGCAGTTGTAGATGTTCGGCATTTTCATGAAATGAAACATAAACCTTGTCAGAAAGCCATACACATTCCACTACCGTATTTGGAAAGGCAGCATGTTGAAATTCCATCAAAACAAGTAGTGGTTATTGTACCCGATACAATTGCAAGAAACTTAAGCATTCGTAAGTTGCAAAAGTATGGTTATCAAGTGAAGGGATATTGCTGTGCATGTGAAGGCTAA
- the crcB gene encoding fluoride efflux transporter CrcB, whose amino-acid sequence MTALLIALGGFLGAIARYVLSTWMNQKSTTGFPVGTLCVNLVGSFLLGILVGKGVGSGLYSFLGVGFMGAFTTFSTFKLENIHLHEKKMHTVLFPYLAFSYIGGIVLAFIGILVGAL is encoded by the coding sequence ATGACGGCTTTACTCATTGCTTTGGGAGGTTTTTTAGGGGCGATAGCTCGGTATGTACTAAGTACGTGGATGAATCAAAAATCGACTACAGGTTTTCCAGTTGGTACTTTATGTGTCAATTTAGTCGGTTCATTTCTACTTGGAATCCTTGTTGGAAAAGGAGTAGGGTCTGGGCTGTATTCTTTTTTGGGAGTTGGGTTTATGGGAGCATTTACAACATTTTCGACGTTTAAACTGGAAAATATACACCTTCATGAAAAGAAAATGCATACCGTCTTATTTCCTTATTTGGCGTTTAGTTATATTGGAGGTATTGTATTAGCATTTATAGGAATCTTAGTCGGTGCTCTTTGA
- the crcB gene encoding fluoride efflux transporter CrcB, with amino-acid sequence MFIIKEEVKKMNYLLVGIGGIFGSLLRYYLGVFTHSWWAYTFPLGTLITNLIGCFILGWFTYRMIKMNAFPPAVLAGIGTGIVGSFTTFSTFSVETVTLIQNDTLLLAFLYVGLSLFGGLLMSWFGYQVGNRSANKLKKKGEQLL; translated from the coding sequence TTGTTCATAATTAAGGAAGAGGTGAAGAAGATGAACTATTTATTAGTAGGTATAGGAGGAATTTTTGGAAGCCTGCTTCGTTATTATCTGGGTGTATTTACACACTCATGGTGGGCATACACTTTTCCATTAGGAACGTTAATAACGAACCTAATTGGCTGCTTTATTTTAGGGTGGTTTACATATCGAATGATTAAAATGAACGCATTTCCTCCTGCCGTTTTAGCAGGTATTGGTACAGGAATCGTGGGATCTTTCACGACATTCTCTACCTTTAGCGTTGAAACGGTTACTTTAATACAGAATGATACTTTGCTGTTGGCTTTTCTTTATGTAGGACTTAGTTTATTTGGTGGTTTACTGATGTCTTGGTTTGGTTACCAAGTAGGAAACCGTTCAGCAAATAAATTGAAAAAGAAAGGAGAACAGCTTCTATGA
- a CDS encoding YueH family protein, with translation MKIRKAHIRIDEKVIENVFVHENKKEEQTLIAIPDVEWSTIIPYEEEIQECKDRLRASLASRVSGEVAEQLTNKINFWVREM, from the coding sequence ATGAAAATTCGTAAAGCACATATTCGCATAGACGAAAAAGTCATTGAAAATGTATTTGTTCATGAAAATAAAAAAGAAGAACAAACGCTAATTGCAATTCCAGATGTGGAATGGTCAACCATTATCCCTTATGAAGAAGAAATTCAAGAGTGCAAAGACCGACTACGGGCATCGTTAGCTTCTAGAGTTAGCGGAGAGGTAGCGGAGCAACTAACAAACAAAATTAACTTTTGGGTACGAGAGATGTAA
- a CDS encoding processed acidic surface protein — MKKGVSILLALLLMVSSFPGVSFAAQSKTFEADLKNYLTTASTTRGFDVSKEDIEFSLSLYDEELSNFDTVEELKEFLGEVIKSDLSNLSFIYENYDLNQKSLQSLLEENGEDLNDYVFVDDLDQTVFFYLEDEFDYADDEEYTDEISTDDFESALQMLEDEFGLTREELERINDHLMSIEDELANEETLNRLMALAERLAAFEDFDTTTELTSDQIAELMSIYNEMLSIFKMKATYTLIQDGTEKPLSLFDLMNMKELKNASLKINLYTADGKFLADMIITGEMVDSDTVANTGKSIEKSAQNVNNVVKQAPVKEKTQKTEVKKAEVKKTVKGARLPNTASNYLLNTLIGASIVLLAFVAYRKVRRA; from the coding sequence ATGAAAAAAGGTGTTTCAATTTTATTGGCTTTATTACTGATGGTTAGTAGTTTTCCTGGTGTATCGTTTGCTGCTCAATCCAAGACGTTTGAAGCAGACTTGAAGAACTACTTAACAACTGCAAGCACTACTCGTGGATTTGATGTTTCCAAAGAAGATATCGAGTTTTCACTTTCACTTTATGATGAGGAATTATCAAACTTTGATACAGTGGAAGAATTAAAAGAGTTTTTAGGTGAAGTCATTAAGAGTGACTTAAGTAATTTAAGCTTTATCTATGAAAACTATGACTTAAATCAAAAATCGCTTCAATCACTATTAGAAGAAAATGGTGAAGATTTAAATGACTATGTATTTGTTGATGATTTAGATCAAACAGTTTTCTTCTATTTAGAAGATGAATTCGACTACGCTGATGATGAAGAATATACGGACGAAATTAGCACTGACGATTTTGAATCCGCTTTACAAATGTTAGAAGACGAGTTTGGGTTAACGCGTGAAGAGTTAGAGCGTATTAACGACCACTTAATGTCAATTGAAGATGAGCTTGCAAATGAAGAAACGTTAAATCGCTTAATGGCACTTGCTGAGCGTCTAGCAGCTTTTGAAGATTTTGATACAACAACCGAACTAACTTCTGATCAAATTGCGGAATTAATGTCAATTTACAACGAAATGCTTTCTATCTTTAAAATGAAAGCAACTTATACGTTGATTCAAGATGGAACTGAAAAGCCGCTTTCTTTATTCGATTTAATGAATATGAAAGAACTAAAAAATGCTAGCTTAAAGATTAACCTATATACAGCTGACGGCAAATTTTTAGCTGATATGATTATCACAGGGGAAATGGTTGATTCAGATACGGTTGCAAATACAGGAAAGAGCATTGAAAAATCTGCTCAAAACGTAAATAACGTTGTAAAACAAGCACCTGTTAAAGAAAAGACTCAAAAAACAGAAGTAAAAAAAGCTGAAGTAAAGAAGACTGTTAAAGGGGCTCGCTTACCAAATACAGCTTCAAACTATTTATTAAACACTTTAATTGGAGCATCTATTGTTCTGTTAGCATTTGTTGCATATCGTAAAGTGAGACGAGCATAA